Sequence from the Homo sapiens chromosome 5 genomic patch of type FIX, GRCh38.p14 PATCHES HG2308_PATCH genome:
AAGCCAATAATTTGAAATGGTGTGCCCGAATGGATACGACCCAGGGGGCCGACATCTACTGCTGTTTATTATAATTCTAGCAGcttgggaggcagggagaggccagCTCCACTACTCGGTCCCCGAGGAGGCTAAACATGGCAACTTCGTGGGCCGCATCGCGCAGGACCTGGGGCTGGAGCTGGCGGAGCTGGTGCCGCGCCTGTTCCGGGCGGTGTGCAAATTCCGTGGGGATCTTCTGGAGGTAAATCTGCAGAATGGCATTTTGTTTGTGAATTCTCGGATCGACCGCGAGGAGCTGTGCGGGCGGAGCGCGGAGTGCAGCATCCACCTGGAGGTGATCGTGGAAAGGCCGCTGCAGGTTTTCCATGTGGACGTGGAGGTGAAGGACATTAACGACAACCCTCCGGTGTTCCCAGCGACACAAAGGAATCTGTTCATCGCGGAATCCAGGCCGCTTGACTCTCGGTTTCCACTAGAGGGCGCGTCCGATGCAGATATCGGGGAGAACGCCCTGCTCACTTACAGACTGAGCCCCAATGAGTATTTCTTCCTGGACGTGCCAACCAGCAACCAGCAGGTAAAACCTCTTGGACTTGTATTACGGAAACTTTTAGACAGAGAAGAAACTCCGGAGCTTCATTTATTGCTCACGGCCACCGATGGAGGCAAACCCGAGCTGACTGGCACCGTTCAATTACTCATCACGGTACTGGACAACAATGACAATGCCCCAGTGTTCGACAGAACCCTGTATACGGTGAAATTACCAGAAAACGTTTCTATCGGAACGCTGGTGATTCACCCCAATGCCTCAGATTTAGACGAAGGCTTGAATGGGGATATTATTTACTCCTTCTCCAGTGATGTTTCTCCAGATATAAAATCCAAGTTCCACATGGACCCCTTAAGTGGGGCAATCACAGTGATAGGACATATGGATTTTGAAGAAAGTAGAGCACACAAGATCCCAGTCGAGGCTGTCGATAAAGGCTTCCCACCCCTGGCTGGTCATTGTACAGTTCTTGTGGAAGTTGTGGATGTAAATGACAATGCTCCACAGTTGACTCTCACTTCCCTGTCTCTCCCTATTCCAGAGGACGCCCAACCAGGTACCGTCATCACATTGATTAGCGTGTTTGACCGAGATTTTGGAGTCAACGGACAGGTTACCTGCTCCCTGACGCCCCGCGTTCCCTTCAAGTTGGTGTCCACCTTCAAGAATTACTATTCATTGGTGCTGGACAGCGCTCTGGACCGCGAGAGTGTGTCCGCCTATGAGCTGGTGGTTACCGCGCGGGACGGGGGCTCGCCTTCTCTGTGGGCCACTGCTAGCGTGTCCGTGGAGGTGGCCGACGTGAACGACAACGCCCCGGCGTTCGCGCAGCCCGAGTATACGGTGTTCGTGAAGGAGAACAACCCGCCGGGCTGCCACATCTTCACTGTGTCGGCGGGGGACGCGGACGCGCAGAAGAACGCGCTGGTGTCCTACTCGCTGGTGGAGCTGCGGGTGGGCGAGCGCGCGCTGTCGAGCTACGTGTCAGTGCACGCGGAGAGCGGCAAGGTGTACGCGCTGCAGCCGTTGGACCACGAGGAGCTGGAGCTGTTGCAGTTCCAGGTGAGCGCGCGCGATGCGGGCGTGCCGCCTCTGGGCAGCAACGTGACGCTGCAGGTGTTCGTGCTGGACGAGAACGACAACGCGCCGGCACTGCTGGCGCCTCGGGTGGGTGGCACTGGTGGCGCAGTGAGAGAGCTTGTGCCGCGGTCTGTGGGCGCGGGCCATGTGGTGGCGAAGGTACGTGCAGTTGACGCTGACTCAGGCTACAACGCGTGGCTTTCGTATGAGTTGCAACCGGTGGCGGCCGGTGCGAGCATCCCGTTCCGCGTGGGGCTGTACACTGGTGAGATCAGCACGACACGAGCCCTAGATGAGACGGACGCACCGCGCCACCGCCTTCTGGTGCTTGTGAAGGACCACGGGGAGCCCTCGCTGACAGCCACAGCCACCGTGCTGGTGTCGCTGGTGGAAAGCGGCCAGGCACCAAAGGCGTCGTCGCGGGCATCGTTGGGCATTGCAGGCCCAGAGACCGAGCTGGTGGATGTCAACGTGTACCTGATCATCGCCATCTGCGCGGTGTCCAGTCTGTTGGTGCTTACCCTGCTGCTGTACACGGCGTTGCGGTGCTCAGCGCCGTCCTCTGAGGGCGCATGTAGTTTGGTAAAGCCCACTCTGGTGTGCTCCAGCGCGGTGGGGAGCTGGTCATTCTCCCAGCAGAGGCGGCAGAGGGTGTGCTCTGGGGAGGGCCCACCCAAGACAGACCTCATGGCCTTCAGTCCCAGCCTTCCTCAGGGTCCATCCTCTACAGACAATGTGAGTCATAAATAATCTTGTTTccaacaattttaaaacaattagttCAATTGGTCtccttaaattttctttcataatttcttttttagttgatagctttatgtataattattattttttaatgttatgctGTATTTGCACTAATTATTTGGAAGTACGTTTAATATACACTTTTGTTTTGGGATGCGTAATACTATAGATCAAAATCTATGGTTTATGTTGGCTACTCTCCATTTTTGGAGGAGGACTTTGCTAACTGGAGCAATGGATTCACCTTTCTTCTATAGTGTATttacaaaatcaaatatttacatttccatATTTTGATAATCAATACCTATAAATGTTATAGTaaacaaatttaatatatatgttacctaatattttattctatgtattgtcctcattttataaaatatagctGTGTCAAAATCATCTGttcaattttgcctttttatcTTTAGTCTAGAACTTGAattttaagcatttcttttacatctatttatcttctttttatcaTATTTGTGTAGCACTGACTTCTTTTTAACTTACTTTGTTGAGATGTATTTGCCATGTTCATGAAGAATTAATATgaacaatttaaaatagtttaaatggcagtttaatagtattttttattttgttccttgtttgtataagaaatatattcacattcaAAATTTCAAAGAGTGAAATCTAGTACGTAGTAAAAAATCTCCTTGCCTCCTCAAACCCCAAACCATTTACTTTACCTTTCTGAATTTCTGAAgcagtttactttttttgtatattcCCAAGATTATTATTgccaaattatataaatatatttacaatcaCCAAATTGTAAATcgccaatatatatattttataatttgccccttccttccttccttcctttctttctttctttcttcctttttctttcattctttttcttttttctttcttctttcaagacacgctctcactccatcacccaggctgctgaaatgcagtggtgggattatagCCCACTGCAACCTGAAAGTCCTGGGCTCAcaggatcctcccatctcagcctctggagtagctgggaatacagtttGCATgtcattgtgcctggctaattttattttatttttgtagagacagggtggagtcttgtttcccaggctggtcttgaactcctggcttcaagcgatcctcctaccttggcctcccaaagtattgggattacagacacgaacaaccacacccagcctgcctttcatctttccttttttttaaaaaaagaagtgattaCAGTAGAAACCTACCTTTCTGCACTTTTTGGTTTTCCActttaagttatatatatatagtgtgtgtgtgtgtgtgtgtgtgtgtgtgtgtgtgtgtgtgtgtgtgtgtgtgtttgacagagttttactctgtcgccctctctggagtgcagtggtgcaatctcagctcactgcaaaatcCGCCTCTCTGGtacaagcagttctcatgcctcagtctcccaagtagctgggattaaagacgcCAACAACCAagccatgctaatttttttttttttttgtatttttagtagaaacagagtttcaccatgttgccccggctggtctcgaaatctgggactcaagtgatctgactgcctcagcctcccaatgtgctgggattacaggagtgagccaccgcatccggcctaaATTATATATTGGGTTTTGTGGCATATTATTTCATTAGCGCTTATTCCTTGTTTTTGattatttgctttcttatttttaaaagtatttgcatcttattttcttttatggatatATCATGATTTATTCATCCAGTACTGTATTAGGGACATTAATGAAACAATAACCGAATTgtctagacttttaaaaattttttacaaataatttggTTGGTCAAAAAAATGATAGTtaacggggcatggtggcacacacctttaacCCCAacatttcgggaggccgaggcaggaggattgcttcagtctagtagtttgagaccagcttgtgcATCTTTTGTAGAGACTTTGTAAAATTAGCTAtgcatggtgatgcatgtctgtagtttcagctactcaagaaactgaggtgggaggatcacttaagccagggAGGTCCAAGCTGCAGttatcatgccactgaactccagcctaggtgacagagcaataccttgcctcaaaaataaaataaaatgaaataataaaataaaataaaataaaaacccagaaCTGACAATTTTCACTGTTCCTAATATTCTAATATACTTTAGTAAATTATTTTAGGATatgttactgttttcttttcaacGTGAATAAGGATAGAGGTATGCAAAGTCAAAAACCTGTCTGATAATCAATAGAATTATTTACCATTAAGCCATAATATGTCATTCACATAAGCAGACCAAGTTTGCTGCTCTTGTTGAAAGATATTCAGTTTTGTGGAAAAATCTATAAATATCTTTGACCTTCAAAGATGTAACTGTAATCTGTTTTTATTGCTTTGCTTTTATGCttacatgcatgtatatttaaaacCTTCCTAGCatattattaaagttttaaatatccTATTTATATTGGGAAATACCTGAAGTTGATAGGGGATCCTCCTTAGCCACCTAAGCTGTATTCATCaattattatgatgatgatgatgattattatttttgagacagggtctcactctgtagcccagactgcagtgcagtggcacaatctgggcttactgcaatctctgcctcctgggctcaagtgatcttcctacctcagcctctcaagttgctgggactataggcacacaccaccatgcccaactaatttttgtattttttgtagagatggggtcttaccatgttgcccaggctggtctcaaactcctgagatatcgagaaatactattttctttacaaattgtTTGCTACTATTTAGAGTCAACTACAGAGAtttttttgggtaaataatgTGATGACAAATTTAAATCATTTCACAGAAAATACCCTTATTTGCCTTTCCTATTTAACCTACGT
This genomic interval carries:
- the PCDHA7 gene encoding protocadherin alpha-7 isoform 1 precursor (isoform 1 precursor is encoded by transcript variant 1), with the translated sequence MVCPNGYDPGGRHLLLFIIILAAWEAGRGQLHYSVPEEAKHGNFVGRIAQDLGLELAELVPRLFRAVCKFRGDLLEVNLQNGILFVNSRIDREELCGRSAECSIHLEVIVERPLQVFHVDVEVKDINDNPPVFPATQRNLFIAESRPLDSRFPLEGASDADIGENALLTYRLSPNEYFFLDVPTSNQQVKPLGLVLRKLLDREETPELHLLLTATDGGKPELTGTVQLLITVLDNNDNAPVFDRTLYTVKLPENVSIGTLVIHPNASDLDEGLNGDIIYSFSSDVSPDIKSKFHMDPLSGAITVIGHMDFEESRAHKIPVEAVDKGFPPLAGHCTVLVEVVDVNDNAPQLTLTSLSLPIPEDAQPGTVITLISVFDRDFGVNGQVTCSLTPRVPFKLVSTFKNYYSLVLDSALDRESVSAYELVVTARDGGSPSLWATASVSVEVADVNDNAPAFAQPEYTVFVKENNPPGCHIFTVSAGDADAQKNALVSYSLVELRVGERALSSYVSVHAESGKVYALQPLDHEELELLQFQVSARDAGVPPLGSNVTLQVFVLDENDNAPALLAPRVGGTGGAVRELVPRSVGAGHVVAKVRAVDADSGYNAWLSYELQPVAAGASIPFRVGLYTGEISTTRALDETDAPRHRLLVLVKDHGEPSLTATATVLVSLVESGQAPKASSRASLGIAGPETELVDVNVYLIIAICAVSSLLVLTLLLYTALRCSAPSSEGACSLVKPTLVCSSAVGSWSFSQQRRQRVCSGEGPPKTDLMAFSPSLPQGPSSTDNPRQPNPDWRYSASLRAGMHSSVHLEEAGILRAGPGGPDQQWPTVSSATPEPEAGEVSPPVGAGVNSNSWTFKYGPGNPKQSGPGELPDKFIIPGSPAIISIRQEPTNSQIDKSDFITFGKKEETKKKKKKKKGNKTQEKKEKGNSTTDNSDQ
- the PCDHA7 gene encoding protocadherin alpha-7 isoform 2 precursor (isoform 2 precursor is encoded by transcript variant 2), translated to MVCPNGYDPGGRHLLLFIIILAAWEAGRGQLHYSVPEEAKHGNFVGRIAQDLGLELAELVPRLFRAVCKFRGDLLEVNLQNGILFVNSRIDREELCGRSAECSIHLEVIVERPLQVFHVDVEVKDINDNPPVFPATQRNLFIAESRPLDSRFPLEGASDADIGENALLTYRLSPNEYFFLDVPTSNQQVKPLGLVLRKLLDREETPELHLLLTATDGGKPELTGTVQLLITVLDNNDNAPVFDRTLYTVKLPENVSIGTLVIHPNASDLDEGLNGDIIYSFSSDVSPDIKSKFHMDPLSGAITVIGHMDFEESRAHKIPVEAVDKGFPPLAGHCTVLVEVVDVNDNAPQLTLTSLSLPIPEDAQPGTVITLISVFDRDFGVNGQVTCSLTPRVPFKLVSTFKNYYSLVLDSALDRESVSAYELVVTARDGGSPSLWATASVSVEVADVNDNAPAFAQPEYTVFVKENNPPGCHIFTVSAGDADAQKNALVSYSLVELRVGERALSSYVSVHAESGKVYALQPLDHEELELLQFQVSARDAGVPPLGSNVTLQVFVLDENDNAPALLAPRVGGTGGAVRELVPRSVGAGHVVAKVRAVDADSGYNAWLSYELQPVAAGASIPFRVGLYTGEISTTRALDETDAPRHRLLVLVKDHGEPSLTATATVLVSLVESGQAPKASSRASLGIAGPETELVDVNVYLIIAICAVSSLLVLTLLLYTALRCSAPSSEGACSLVKPTLVCSSAVGSWSFSQQRRQRVCSGEGPPKTDLMAFSPSLPQGPSSTDNVSHK